Part of the Streptomyces sp. RFCAC02 genome is shown below.
TGCCCACCGCGGGACGGCGGGTGGTGCTGAGCTTGAAAGCATGTCCCCCAGTGCCATGGTGACCACCATAGTCAGGGGGCGGAGTGACGGACCGGGACCGGGTGCGCCCGCCTGGTCAGATCTCTTCCTTGGGAAAGAGGCGCCGTTCCATCTCGATCACGAAGGCTGAGGGTCCACAGGACTTCCAGTATCCGTTCTTGGTCTCGTACCCGGGGCCGACGATCATGGTCACGGTCGACTCGGCACGGGTGAGGGCGACGTAGAAGGTGCGCCTTTGCTCCTCGAGCTCCGCTTCCGTGGGCTTCCGCCATTTTTTCCCGCCGATAGGGATGTCGCGCGGAATGAGGCCTTGGAGAAGGCCCGGCAGGATCACGGTGTCGAACTCTCGGCCCTTGGCCGCGTGGTAGGTGGCGAGCAGGACCTTCCCGACGACTTCCTCGCCGCGCGCGAGGTCCTGCAGCACATGGTCCTTGGACTGGCACAGGCGGGCCAGGCTGTCGAGGCTGCTCCTGTTGTCCTGATCGGGGTGCCTTGCGGCTACCTCGTCGAGAGCCAAGCTGGCGCGTAGCTGCTCCAGCCAGACGAGGGCCGGGGCGTCGGCGGGGTAGAGCTCCCCCGGGTCGAGGCACAGTTGCAGAGCCCTGGGCAGGAAGAGCCGCGAGGGAGGCGGGGCGAGCTGAGCCTCGGTGCGCAGTGTGGTGAGAGCGCGGGCAAGGGAGGCAAGGGACGGTGCTTGCGCACGGCGCAGCATGTCGGCGCGGTCAGCGCCGGGTGCGGCGTGGATCTGGTAGTTGGTGACGGCGCGGGCCGCACAGCGCTGGACGAAGCGGGAGAGACTGCCGGCGGGCAGTTTGTCGTCACCCTCGTGCCGGAAGTCCAGCTCGCGTCGGGTGAGCTCATGGCGTACGTCGTCGAGCAGGCGACCGCGAGCGGGGTAGAGGATGGCGATCCGCTCGCGGCTGATGCCCTTGTCCTGCGCCTGTTTGACGAGGTTGCAGGTCACTCTGGCGTGGTCCTGGAGGCCTCCCTCGACTCGAACGAGGTTGACGTCGCCGGGGGGTGCGCCTTCGCGGGCGAGGCGGCCTCGGGAATGCCCGAGGGCGGCTTCGGCGGCGGTGATGATGTCCTGGCCGCTGCGATAGTTGACCTCGAGTTCGAAATCGCGGAAGTCCTTTCGGTCTGCAAGTTCGGTCAGGTACTTGGCGTCGGCACCGGTGAAGCCGTAGACAGACTGGTCGGTGTCCCCGACGGCGAAGACGGTGATGCCGGCCAGGTCGCGCAGGGCGAGGACGAGTTCGTGCAGGACTCCGCCGAGGTCTTGGTACTCGTCGACGACGAGGTGGGGGAAGCGGGCACGCAGGAGGTCGCGGACATGTGCGTGCTCCCTGACGAGGCGCACGGCCCGGATGACCATGGCCTCGAAGTCGATCTGACCTCGGAGGATGAGCTGTTCGTCGTAAAGGCGTGCGGCTTCAAATTCCCGCGAATCGAAGCTGTCCAGGGCCTCGTTGCAGGCCAGTGCCCTGCGGATCTTGGTGCTCTGGGGCACGCGGTGCTGCGCGAGGACCTCGCCGATGCCGACCTGGTCGAAGCAGCGCTGCAGGAGCGCCTCGATGGCCGCCTTGCTGAGGACTTGTCCCGCCTCAGGCGCGGGCTGCCCGGTCAGGTGTCCGAAGGCGCGCAGGATCTCGTTCAGGCAGAAGGCGTGCACGGTGGAGCAGGTGATCCGCCCCTCGGCGCGTACGCCGCTGCGGTGGACGCGGCGCCGGATCTCCTCGGCCGCCGGGTTGGTGTAGGTGATGCAGGCCACGCCGCGGAAGGACGAGATCTGCGTCTGGAGCACGTAGGCGATCCGGGCGACGAGGGTGTGCGTCTTCCCGCTCCCAGGGCCGGCCCGCAGAACGACGTTGCCGTCGTGGAGAACGGCGGCCCGTTGCCTGGGGTGCAGACTGTCGAGCTCCGCGAGGAGGGTGTCACTCACCTGCATCACTGCCCTGCCCGTCGACGTGCGGCGCCGTGGAAGCGGGGAACAGTGACGTTTCACGGGCCGCAAGGCTGATGCGTTCCATGGCGAGGAAGATGTAGGAAGCCGCGCCCAGGCGGCGCAGGGCCTGCTCGTCAAGTGGAAGGTGCCAGGGGGTCTGGGTCGCAGCTCGGATGCGTTCTTGCAGGTTGACCTGTGCGATGTGTGAGGCGAGGCGCTGTGCGAAGCGGCCCTTGCCGAGGGCGCCGATCCGCTTGAGCATCTTTTTCCGTAGCTCAAGGTCGACGGTCGTGCTCCGTTCGTTGGCGACCCCGCGGCTCACGTCGTCTCGCGCGGTGGTGCTGGTGTTCAGCTCCTCGAAAGCCTGGAGGATCTCTTCGCCAAACAGGGAACACAGGTCGGTCTCTAGGGTCTGGGCGCCGATGTAGATGCCGTGGCCCTGGAGCTCCGCCGCGAGGGGATCGCGGGTCGTTTTGTAGTCGGCTGCACCGGTCTCCGGAAGGAGAGCGATCTGGGCCAGGAGTGCCTCGCCGCGGGATTCCTCCGGGTGGAGTTTCGCGCCCCGCTTCAGGCCGGCTTCCCGCACACCACGCTTGTCGGCGGCGGCGTCTCCGTCGGTGACGACCACATGGGCGGTGTCAAGGCCCGTCGGGCCGAGGAGCACCCGGTAGGGCTTGAAGTCGGTGCCGTGGGCGCTGGCCACCACGGTGCCGTAGGCGTCGAGGTCGAACCCGGCGGCTTGGGCCAGGGCGGGGAGGATGTACAGCTCGGCCAGTCCTTCGACCAGCACCACGGCGGAGGCGAAGAGGATCTCGGCACGGCTGACGTCGAGGTAGCGCTCTAGGTCCGCGGCTTCCTCGCTGCTGACGGGGAGGGCGGCCGTGGTGGCGCCGGTCGTGCCGTTCTCCGTGGCGCGCAGCACGATGAAGGAACGGACCGGGGCGACGGCGGCGATGTGAGGGCTGTGGGTGGTGAGGATGAGCGACGGCCCGGTGCGCAGCAGATACCGGAAGAGGTGCCGCTGGAGTGTGACGTGGAGGTGTGCTTCGGGCTCTTCCACGGCGACCAGGGGGGCGATGAATTCCTCGTCGAGTCGCTGCTGGCTGAGGGCTTCCAGCAGCAGCCCGAGGTAGATGACATTGGCGCTGCCCAGGCTGGTGTCGGAGATGCTCCTGCGGCGGGCCGCGTCGAAGAACAGACGTACGGCGCGTATCAATTCGTCCGGCTTGGAGGAGGCGAAGCCGAGGGTGGGCTGGGGGGCCAGGCGCGGCCCGAACATGTCTCCCAGCCGGTCCGTCAGGTGCTCCTCCAGCTTGGTCACGTTGTCGTCCTCGGTGAGCTGGTGGACAGCGGTGGCGATCGCCGAGGCGGTGGCTTCCAGGTTCACCGGGTCCAGGGGAAGTCGTTCGAGGAGATCCCGCATCGGGCTGCGCCGCCAGTTGTGCAGATCTGCTTCGGCGTCGCGCAGGGCGGGCAGAACGCGCAGGGCCACCTCGCGGCGGATGGCGCGCACGTCATTGGTCTTGCCGTCGTCTTCGCCGGCGCCGGCGCCGGCGAAGACGACGACGTCGTAGTCCTTGGCGGTCAGCGGCCGGCCGGTGGGTTGCACCCGTGGGCCGTCGGTGGTTGCTACTTCTGTGCGCGGGGCGAAGCGGTAGGTCAGCCGGGCTACGTAGGGATCGAAACCCACCGCGGCGCTGGATAGGAGGCTCTTGGCGTCGTCGTCGTCGTCGAAGCCGCGCAGCTCGACCACGATGGTCACTTCTGCTCCGCCGGCGAGGCCTGCGGAGTGCCCTTCCCAGACGTCTTCCTCGCGCAGCATGCGCCGGGCGTCGGAGACGGACGGGTCGAGGACCAGGCGGATCGCTTCCAACAGATTCGACTTGCCGACGCCGTTCTCACCGACGATCACCGCGTGGGCGGGAAAGTCGTCGATGACCAAGTGCTGGAAGTTGCGGAAGTTGCGTATCTCGATCCGCGAAATGTGCAGGCCCATGCGTCCCCTTCTGGCCATCTCGTGCGATGTGTTGATTCATCATTCCAGGGCCGCATGCGTCGGCGGGCGAATTCCCGGTGTCCGGGAACCTCAGTCCCGCCTGACAGGCGATTCTGTCGTGCCTCCGGCTCCTTCACAGCAACTGCTAGGTGTGAGAGCAGTCCGGCGACGGACTGGGCGGTATCGGACATGTGCTCGCGACGACCGTGGTGGCGGGCGAGGGTCCGCCAGTTTTCCAGGTGGGCGTTGGCGTCCTCGACCCGGATGCGACGCGAGGAGTGCGCCTTGCGCTGTCATTGGTACATCTCCTCGTACCGGTCCGGCGGGTTCCTCTTGAACTTGCGGTGCGGTGGCGTCACCACGCGGCCGCCGGTCTGCGCGCCCAGCCCCTGAAAGCCGGCGTCGGCGAGGATCTCCACGCCTGGCCCCTCGGCCAGGAGCTCGACCAGGCCCAACTGCCGGGCATGGGTGATATCCGCGCAGCTTGCCGGCACGGCCGGGCCGCAGAACAGCAGGCGTCCCTCGGCGTCCGTGACGACCATGGACTTGACTGCGTTCTGCTCGTTCTTGCCGGAGATGAACTTCCCGCGGTCCTTGCGCCCGGCCGCCGGACGACGCACCCGGATCTCGGTGCCATCGATGATCCCGGTCTGACCGCTCGCGCCGAGATGGTCGACGACCTCGCGGCGAGCGTGCGCAGTCGGACGTCGGGCGCGACGGTGCAACCCCGAATCGCCAGCAGTGGTTGTACTTCACCGATTGCGCGCGTGATGGCGGAGCGGTCCACGGCGAACCAGCAGGCCAGTACGTCGTGGGTGGCACCGTGCCGGAGGTGGATGAGGGTGGCCAACAGGCGATCGACGAAGACCAGCTTGTGCCTCGCCCCGGCACCGACGGCCCGACGGCGAGGGCGTGACGTCAACACGGCCCGGTGCCGCTCGTGCCACAACGGACCAACTTGAGCGATGAGTTCAGCGAACACATTAGGCGTCAGCCCCGTGATCCGCCGACTTCGAACGATCGCTGCATGTACCTGACTCCCCACTACCCGCTCCAAGATCAACGATCACGGTTTCGAAGCGCCACCGCCAACCATGCACGAGCTCGTTAGTCGTCATCGCCCCTGCGAGGGGTACCAACTGCTCCCCCTCGGTCTGGCGTCCTCATCGGCGCCGTGGGGGGCCAACGCGCCCTTCCTGGCCCGTCAGGCTGCAGCCGGGCAGATTCACATCTCCGCTTCGAGGGCACCTCGATGCCCGGCAGGGAACCGCGGGACTGATGATCGTCCTCATCATTCCTGTGAGGCGAGGGCCAACTGTGCCCCCCAGGTCGAGCCCTCTTCGAGGACGAGGGCATCGGAGGCAACCCGCACGACCAGGGACTCGTGCCGTAGTCGAAACGTTGAGCGTTCAGCAGCTCGCAGACATCCGGTCCCGGACCCGCGGCGATATTTCACTCTTTCCAGTGACGCGCCAATATTCACCACCCGGGCCATTTACATAGGAAAATGGCGTCCGAACGTTCACCCCTTACACCTTGCGAGGCGTTTATGGCCGTTCCCTCTCTCCTGGCTGGCTTGCACGATGCGTTGGGCAGCGATCAGCCCATCGACGTACTCAATGCCAGTTGGGAAGCGTTCGATCTGGGGGAGCGTGCCGCCGATGCGGTCGCCTGGGCGGAGGGGTTCGACGAGCTCCAGGCGCTCTATGCCGCCGAGAGGTGCGCTGCGGGGCGAGCCATGTTCTTCCCTCCCCAGGCGAGCACCTCCCCGACACTGCCCGATCCCCCTGAAGAGGCCCTGAGGGCCGCCGCGGAACTTCTACGGCATGTCCATCGGGCGCTCACCGCGCTGAGTGGCAACGCTGAGGTGCCGGGGGAGACGGCGCTCAGCGCTGCAGCTCTTGCGTTGGAGGCGGCGCAGTCGCTCGAGTCGATCCGGGCGTCCTGACGCGTGCCGGCAACCCTCAGTTCGGCATTCGACGCTTCCGTCGAGGCACTGCGTGCGGCGACGCGGTCTCTCCCCGCCTTCCCCGAGCCGGGTCAGGCCCGCACGCTCCTCTTCCAGGCGCAGGAGTTCTTCGCCGGCCTGCGCGCCTACCCCGACGTCTTCGCCCGGGACGCCGCGAAGGCGCCGGGGCCTGGCTCGTTGATGAGCCGACCCCTCGCCGACATCCGGACCTACTTCGCGGTCGCGGATCGCCATGTGGCCGAAGCCCTGGCGCGGTCGTCGGTGAACAGCGGGCCGGCCGGCGAACCCGCCATCCACCTCCAGGTCGCGGCAACCCATCTCGGGGCCTCCCGAGACCTGATGAGGACCCATCGCGGCCCCGACGGCGATCCAGTAACGCCGTACCTTTACCTCTTGGCCAGCGGCGGCGCGCAGAGGTATGTCTTCTTCCGTGTGACCGACCTGGCGTGGGAACTGGGTAGCTTCATCGAGCGCCTGGCCGACATCAGCTACATCTCCGGAGTGAGCGGCAATCTCCGTCTCGCTCACCAGGCGTTGCACCGTTCCGTGGTCCTCGGGCGGGAGGCCAACAAGGAACGACTGGTGGAGTTCGGCGAGCTGTCCGTCGCTCCGGCGCTCGCGGTCGGTCCTACGCCTCAGCCAGACCTTCCGAGTGCCCTGGATCGCATCGGAGAGGAGTGCGACCGCGTCATCCGCGCTGTGTTCCAGGCAAGCCGCAGGACGGGAACTCCGCTCAGTGGCTCGGATCTCCGGCAGATCGGGCGCAGCCTCGCGCACGGCCACCTGCTCATCGGCCGGCTCCTCCTGCACCTCGCCGGTGATCAGCCCCCCGAACTCGCCGATCGCCTGCGGCGCACGGCCGGCGGCCTGCGCGAGGTGGCACAGGGTTGGCAGCTAGTCACGGACGCTCTCCGGAGCGTTGTCGATCTCACCGACCCTCGCGAACACCCGGCACTGCCGCGCTTCAGCGACATCCACATTCGCACCGGACAGGTGGCCTTGATGCCCCGGACCCAGCCACATCCGGCCACCATCAGCGTCCACACGGCGAGCCTGTGCGTCGGCCAGCTCCTGTACGGCCCCCGCTGGGACCCCACCATGCCGCCCCCGCAGCCCCGGCTCAGTGCCGACATCCTCAACACCGTCCGGATCGGTCCGCTGCTGCGCGACCTCCACCGCCTACCGGCCCTCGGCCAGCATTTCGCTCAGGCAGCCCCCTACCTCCTCGACGAGATCAAGCACAACCTCGTCACTCACTCCGGCCGTCGCCCCTCACCGAGAACCCGCTGGTTTGCCCTCTCGGCCGACCGTCTCGACCACCTCCTCGACGTCTTCCACGCTGCCGCTGACAACGCCAAACGAGGCGCCCAGTTGATGGCCGGCGCGGCCATGGCTGTGGGAGCCGATACGCCACGAGCACGTCTCGACGCGCTCGTTCGCCACATGGTCGCTCCCGGCCCGCCTCCGCCACCCCTTCCCGCAAGCCGGGCGTTCGCGAAGGCGCAAGAGCGCTGGATGCCCGCCCACCGCATGCCGGTCGCCCGCCGAGGCCTCGTACGCAACCAGGGGCTCACCGACCAACACTCCGAAAGGCTGCCCGGCGCACACACCCCGCCCCCTCGGCGCCCGACCCTGTGACCGACGAGAGGACCGATCGCTGCTCCGCCCAACGACCGCAGTCCGCAGCGGCGAGAGGACCATCCTGGTTCGCCTCGCCGACCGCACCGCACCGCTCACCGCCGTCCGGAACAGTCCCGCCCGCTATGTCCGTCTGCTCGATCGGGCCAAGTCCGAGGTGGGGCACGCCGAGTGTCTCTGTCAGCCCCGCGGCCTCAAGCTGGTGGTGCGCGTCCGGGCCGGCCGATACCACCTCGCCGGATGGCCTGACGACGGCCACCACCACGCCCCGGACTGCCCCTTCCACAAGACGGCCCCGAGCCTTAGGGGTTGTCTTCAAATGTCAGGCCCACATCAGGAGCGAGGCGAGGGTGACGGCTGCTTGGTAGGACTCGATGGTCTTGTCGTAGCGGGTGGCGATGCCTCGCCATTGCTTCAAGCGGTTGAAACAGCGTTCGACTTCGTTGCGCTGCTTGTAGAGGCGTTTGTCGAAGGCTGGCGGTCGTCCGCCGCGGCTGCCGCGCCGGAGCCGGTTGCGGATCTGGTCGGCCCGTTCCGGGATGGTGTGGCCGATGCTCCGCTGCCTGAGCCAGTCGCGGATGGCCCTGGAGCTGTAGCCCTTGTCGCCCAGGATGTGGTCGGGCCGGTTCCGTGGCCGTCCCGGGCCGAGGCGAGGCACCCGTATCGCCTCCATCACGGTCGTGAACTGGGTGCAGTCGTTGGTGTTCCCGCCAGTGACGGTGAAGGCGAGCGGACGCCCCACAGCATCGCACGCCAGGTGGATCTTGCTGGTCAGGCCACCTCTGGAGCGTCCGAGCGCGGGGTCGCGGAGCCCCGTTACCTTCTTCGTGGCCTCGCAAGGAGGCTCCCGGCCTTCGGCCCCGGTATGACTTGAGCCCCCAGTCGAGATGATCGAAAAGGTGGTGTCGCCGGTGTCGGAGGCATTGGCAGAGCGCTGATTAGAGGCACGAGCGCCGATCCCTCAGCCGGGTACGGCAGTCTCTTCGTAACGTGGATGCCGGCATGCTGATGCCGCAGGTGAGGCCGGGGAACAGGTGAGGGCGGGAGCGACGGTCGTGACGGATGAATCTGTCATCGGTGTCTATCTGGGGCTGGATGTCGGCAAGGGCGAACATCACGCCGCCGCTGTCAATCGCGCTGGGAAGAAGGTGTTCGACAAGCCGTTGCCCAACAGCGAGCCGAGGCTGCGGGAGCTGTTCGACAAGCTGCGGGCCAAGCACGGGACCGTGCTGGTGGTCGTCGACCAGCCGGCTTCCATCGGAGCTCTGCCCCTGACAGTCGCCCGGGATGCAGGCTGCCAGGTCGCCTACTTGCCCGGGCTGACCATGCGGCGGATCGCCGATCTTTACCCTGGTGAAGCCAAGACCGATGCCCGTGACGCGTTCATCATCGCGGACGCTGCCAGAGCGATGCCCCACACCCTGCGGGCAGTCGATCCCGCTGATGAGACGGTCGCCGAGCTCGCGATGATCGCGGGCTTCGACGACGACCTGGCGGGCGAGTCCACCCGGATCGCCAACCGGCTCCGCGGCCTGCTCACTCAGATCCATCCATCACTGGAACGGGTCTTGGGCCCACGGATTCAGCACCCGGCCGTGCTCAGGCTGCTGGAGCGGTTCGGTTCCCCGGCTCAGATTCGCAAAGCCGGAAGGCGACGACTGGTCACTCTGATACGGCCGAAGGCACCGCGGATGGCCGAGCGGCTGGTGGAGGACATCTTCACCGCACTCGACGAACAGACCGTCGTCGTCCCGGGCACCGACGCGGCCGCACTGATCGTCCCCAGCCTCGCCAGTTCCCTCACGTCCGTCCTTGACCAGCGCAAACTCCTCGCAGCAAGGATCGAAGAGCTTCTGGAGGCCCACCCTCTTTCCCCAGTCCTGATCTCGATGCCTGGCATCGGGGTCAGGACCGCAGCCCGAACCCTCATCGACGTCGGTGACGGCAGCGGCTTCGCCACCGCCGGCCACCTCGCCGCCTACGCCGGCCTGGCACCCGTGACAAGGAGCTCCGGCTCCTCCATCCGCGGTGAACATCCTTCACGACGCGGCAACAAGCAGCTCAAACGGGCCTTCTATCTGGCCGCATTCGCCTCGCTCTCCCAGCCCGAGTCCCGTGCTTATTACGACCGGAAACGCCGCGAGGGCAAACACCATGTCGCAGCCCTCGTCGCACTCGCCCGACGCCGCATCGACGTCCTCTTCGCAATGCTCCGAGACGGCACCTTCTACCAGTCACCCGCCCCGGCTACAGCTTGACGAAACCCATAGAGGCACCTTTTCGCGCCCCGGCGGCGTGCTGGTGGGCACGGACGACGGTGGAGTCGACCGACACGAGCCAGTCGATGTCCCCGGCTGCATCCGCCCGGGCCTGGGCGGCTCGGAGCATCCGCTCGAACGTGCCGTCCAGTGCCCACCGGCGGAACCGGGTGTGCAATGTGGCCCACGGACCGTACCGCTCGGGCACGTCACGCCAAGCGGTCCCGGTGCGGAACTTCCACACGATCCCGTTGAGCACCGTACGGTCGTCCGACCGCTTCCTACCCCGCACCGACACGGGCAACAGCGGCCGGACGAACTCCCACTCGGCATCCGACAGTTCATGGCGACGTATCACCCAACCATGATCCACCATGCAAGATCTTTTGAAGACACCGCCTAGCGGACGCTCCCACTACACCGATCGAGCGATCCTGGATGACGGGACCGGTACCTCCATCCGACTGATGCAACCACTGACGACCCGGACGTCGTCACCGGACCGGCATGCCGCCGGAGACCCGCCGCATGATCGGCTTCAGACCGCCCGCGGAGCGATCAGCCTCCTGGGCCTCCTCCACTACCTCTGGGAACAAGCCCAGCTGAACCAATGGCATCCGTCATGGCACCGAAGCTGGTCAACCTGCCGCTCGCGCCTCCAGCGTGCGGTCGGCGACTGCTCGGTGAGCGGTCAGGCGCTCAGCGAGGTCCTCTACGTAGTTCCGCCGTACCGTCCCTCAAGCGCCGATGTCAACGCTCGGGACTTTGACGACTTCCGTAGCCGCCTCGGTAACCATCGCGGCATGGAACACCGCGGACTGGTTCTCGGTGAACTCAGGGACACGGCTCCGTCCCAGCACAGCGTACGATTCCGGCTCTGTCACCTTGCCACGCCGCTGTTCGCCACCACCGCGCTGGTCGAGCGGACGCGGCGTTCCTACCGCTCGGCCTTCTCCCCCGCAGCCATCGACGGCTCTTGTCGGCGCGTCATTCTTCTGCTCGTACGCCGCAGCGCGAAGGGCTACCTCCTGATCGACGACCTCGCTGCCATGCTTTCCACCCGCAGCTATGTGCCGGCGGACTCCTCCCACGAGATCCGCATGGCCGGTGCCTTGTCTGCCGCCGGGCGTCGCTTCATCAAGCCCCTGCGCTACGACATCACCGACGGCGTCTTCCCTGATTTCGTCCTTACGGACGAGCCATCGGGTCCGGTCTACGTCGAGGTCTACGGCATGAGCAATCTGAGCTGCTATCGGGAACGCAAGCGAGCCAAGCAGACGTACTATCGCGCTCACAACATTCCGGTGATCGAGTGGAGCGTCACCGAGCCGCTACCGGATCTGGCACCTAACCTCGAAGTGGCGGTGAGCTGGGGTCACCAGCCACGGGAATGAAGCAGCTCTTGAATGCACCACGAGAACGACCAGCACGCGGAAGCGCATCTCCGCAGCAGCGCCGAGTCTGGTCCGGCCAGTTGATGTCGATCAGCCGTGTGTCGCCCCATCGAAGCTTCGGTTGAGGCCAGGGCATCCCGCGAGGCACTTATCGCAGCTGAGCCTCACTCCCGGCCGGAAATTCGGCCCGAGAGCAGCACGCAGCTCGGTAGTTGTGCCGAGTGACAGGCTACCGAAGCGCGCGTCCCGGAACCTCGGGTTGGCGACGAGAGCCACTGCCAGGATCTGGGCCTTCGTGATGATGGTGAGGCATTCACTGCCTTCGTACGACTCACCGGGGATGTGATCGCATTCGTCAGGATCAAGGCCGCAAATCGAGCACTCCCGCTCGTCCACGCGTGTTTCCACGCTAAACCCGACCCGAAGATGCCCAAGATCGACTGGGCACTCCCGATAGTAGACGCCGTCGCGATAGGCCATGGTGCAAGCCTTCGGATAGGCCCGCCTGAGAAACCCGCCTACCTCGTCCAGCAGCTCATGAGCCCGGTCGAAGAGGGCAAGGTCGTACCCCTCGGAACGGTCCATTACCTGCCGCAGCTCCCCCCTCAGCCTCCGCAGGATCTTTAGCGCAGCAGGATCGGGGTGGCGGGCAGCTTTGGCCTGCTCAAGGTCGACCTGGCACTGCTGGAAGACCTCGTTCTCATCCCTCGGGGAGCTGACGGCGTTCATCCTCAGAACCCCACCTCTCGATCTTGGTAATCGCTTCGAGGACCGAGTCGGCCGGGCCGTCCAGCACCAGCTTGGTGGTCAGGTCACCCTGCCGGGTCACCTCCACGTGTAGAAGGGGGGGCGGAACAGTCACCTCTTCGCCGGACGAATCGCCTCTCCTGAGGATCTTCATCGTCGCGTAGGAGGAGACCAGGCCAGTCAGCGTTGTGATCACGGCCTCCTTCCCGAAGTCCCTGGCGAACTCAATGATCGGAAGCCAGAACTCGGCGGCGTCGTGGGTGAGGTAGGTACGGTCAGGCTTCTCGTCCTCGAACTCGACGGTCAAGCCAGCGAGGCGCATGAGCTTCGCCACCCTGATCGCTTCGTACGGGTAGTTCCCGGGGACATCCGAGCGGGACACGCTCGGCAGTCCGGCAACTCCACGCCTGATCAGCACATCAGCCACTGTCAACCCCATGAGTCTCCTCTCAGTTGCCATGATCCCACAACTGAGCGTATCTCTCTGATGGGCTCATCAGTTGATCCGATGTTCTTGTTCGATTAGTGATCACTGATGCAATGTGGGGCCGAATCGAGCCGCTGATGCCGGCTGATCCGGCCCGTGGACGGCGGTGGGCCGACCACCGCCGCACGCTCGAGGCCGTTGCGTGGAAGTACCGCACCAACACACCCTGGCGGGACCTGCCTGACGAGCTCGGCTCGTTCCAGACCGCTGGCAAGCGGCTGAAGCGGGGGTGTGTCAGCAGCCATGTGTGCACCACCGGGGCCTTGTGGGTGGCGAGGTTGTCGCAGATCACGTGGACCGCCAGGCCCTCGTCGGCCTGGCGGTCGATCTCGTCGAGGAAGTCACGGAAGTCCACCGCCCGGTGCTGCGCGGACAGCTTGGTGATCACCTTGCCGGTCGCGGTGTTCAAAGCGGCGAACAGGTCCACG
Proteins encoded:
- a CDS encoding ATP-dependent helicase, which produces MSDTLLAELDSLHPRQRAAVLHDGNVVLRAGPGSGKTHTLVARIAYVLQTQISSFRGVACITYTNPAAEEIRRRVHRSGVRAEGRITCSTVHAFCLNEILRAFGHLTGQPAPEAGQVLSKAAIEALLQRCFDQVGIGEVLAQHRVPQSTKIRRALACNEALDSFDSREFEAARLYDEQLILRGQIDFEAMVIRAVRLVREHAHVRDLLRARFPHLVVDEYQDLGGVLHELVLALRDLAGITVFAVGDTDQSVYGFTGADAKYLTELADRKDFRDFELEVNYRSGQDIITAAEAALGHSRGRLAREGAPPGDVNLVRVEGGLQDHARVTCNLVKQAQDKGISRERIAILYPARGRLLDDVRHELTRRELDFRHEGDDKLPAGSLSRFVQRCAARAVTNYQIHAAPGADRADMLRRAQAPSLASLARALTTLRTEAQLAPPPSRLFLPRALQLCLDPGELYPADAPALVWLEQLRASLALDEVAARHPDQDNRSSLDSLARLCQSKDHVLQDLARGEEVVGKVLLATYHAAKGREFDTVILPGLLQGLIPRDIPIGGKKWRKPTEAELEEQRRTFYVALTRAESTVTMIVGPGYETKNGYWKSCGPSAFVIEMERRLFPKEEI
- a CDS encoding AAA family ATPase, producing the protein MGLHISRIEIRNFRNFQHLVIDDFPAHAVIVGENGVGKSNLLEAIRLVLDPSVSDARRMLREEDVWEGHSAGLAGGAEVTIVVELRGFDDDDDAKSLLSSAAVGFDPYVARLTYRFAPRTEVATTDGPRVQPTGRPLTAKDYDVVVFAGAGAGEDDGKTNDVRAIRREVALRVLPALRDAEADLHNWRRSPMRDLLERLPLDPVNLEATASAIATAVHQLTEDDNVTKLEEHLTDRLGDMFGPRLAPQPTLGFASSKPDELIRAVRLFFDAARRRSISDTSLGSANVIYLGLLLEALSQQRLDEEFIAPLVAVEEPEAHLHVTLQRHLFRYLLRTGPSLILTTHSPHIAAVAPVRSFIVLRATENGTTGATTAALPVSSEEAADLERYLDVSRAEILFASAVVLVEGLAELYILPALAQAAGFDLDAYGTVVASAHGTDFKPYRVLLGPTGLDTAHVVVTDGDAAADKRGVREAGLKRGAKLHPEESRGEALLAQIALLPETGAADYKTTRDPLAAELQGHGIYIGAQTLETDLCSLFGEEILQAFEELNTSTTARDDVSRGVANERSTTVDLELRKKMLKRIGALGKGRFAQRLASHIAQVNLQERIRAATQTPWHLPLDEQALRRLGAASYIFLAMERISLAARETSLFPASTAPHVDGQGSDAGE
- a CDS encoding transposase family protein, yielding MHRRARRPTAHARREVVDHLGASGQTGIIDGTEIRVRRPAAGRKDRGKFISGKNEQNAVKSMVVTDAEGRLLFCGPAVPASCADITHARQLGLVELLAEGPGVEILADAGFQGLGAQTGGRVVTPPHRKFKRNPPDRYEEMYQ
- a CDS encoding IS5 family transposase; translation: MGARASNQRSANASDTGDTTFSIISTGGSSHTGAEGREPPCEATKKVTGLRDPALGRSRGGLTSKIHLACDAVGRPLAFTVTGGNTNDCTQFTTVMEAIRVPRLGPGRPRNRPDHILGDKGYSSRAIRDWLRQRSIGHTIPERADQIRNRLRRGSRGGRPPAFDKRLYKQRNEVERCFNRLKQWRGIATRYDKTIESYQAAVTLASLLMWA
- a CDS encoding IS110 family transposase → MTDESVIGVYLGLDVGKGEHHAAAVNRAGKKVFDKPLPNSEPRLRELFDKLRAKHGTVLVVVDQPASIGALPLTVARDAGCQVAYLPGLTMRRIADLYPGEAKTDARDAFIIADAARAMPHTLRAVDPADETVAELAMIAGFDDDLAGESTRIANRLRGLLTQIHPSLERVLGPRIQHPAVLRLLERFGSPAQIRKAGRRRLVTLIRPKAPRMAERLVEDIFTALDEQTVVVPGTDAAALIVPSLASSLTSVLDQRKLLAARIEELLEAHPLSPVLISMPGIGVRTAARTLIDVGDGSGFATAGHLAAYAGLAPVTRSSGSSIRGEHPSRRGNKQLKRAFYLAAFASLSQPESRAYYDRKRREGKHHVAALVALARRRIDVLFAMLRDGTFYQSPAPATA
- a CDS encoding IS5 family transposase, which produces MVDHGWVIRRHELSDAEWEFVRPLLPVSVRGRKRSDDRTVLNGIVWKFRTGTAWRDVPERYGPWATLHTRFRRWALDGTFERMLRAAQARADAAGDIDWLVSVDSTVVRAHQHAAGARKGASMGFVKL
- a CDS encoding DUF1173 family protein; protein product: MQDLLKTPPSGRSHYTDRAILDDGTGTSIRLMQPLTTRTSSPDRHAAGDPPHDRLQTARGAISLLGLLHYLWEQAQLNQWHPSWHRSWSTCRSRLQRAVGDCSVSGQALSEVLYVVPPYRPSSADVNARDFDDFRSRLGNHRGMEHRGLVLGELRDTAPSQHSVRFRLCHLATPLFATTALVERTRRSYRSAFSPAAIDGSCRRVILLLVRRSAKGYLLIDDLAAMLSTRSYVPADSSHEIRMAGALSAAGRRFIKPLRYDITDGVFPDFVLTDEPSGPVYVEVYGMSNLSCYRERKRAKQTYYRAHNIPVIEWSVTEPLPDLAPNLEVAVSWGHQPRE